The Mangrovimonas cancribranchiae nucleotide sequence TAAATAGCGAACCCTATTCCGGCAACCAATATATAAGGTATTGCCATGAGGTAAATAATACCATCGTTAATACCTTTTGCGGCACTTTGCCCTTCTTCACTTTCTAATACAGCTCGACACATGGCACATTGCGCTTCTACTGGGATAGCCAATAGTAGTAATAATAGTAAAAGTATCCACGCTTTTTTCATAAACTAGTTGTAATACGGTGATATCATAATATAAACCATAACACCTGAAATTGCAACATACAACCATAAAGGAAAAGTTATACGTGCTATTTTTTTATGCCTTTCAAAGTTTTTTGTAATAGCTCTTACATAGGTAATTAATACAAAAGGAATAATAATAATTGAAAGTAAGATATGGGTTATTAAAATGATATAATAAGTATATTTTAAAACCCCTTCGCCACCATATTTTGTAGAGTCGCTAGTCATATGATATGCCACATACATACCTAAAAAAGCTACTGAAAAAAAGATGGCTACTTTAATAAGTCGTTCATGCAGTAAAGGTTTTTTATTAATAATCGCCCAATAAGCCGAAATTAATAAAATTGCAGTTATAGCGTTTATAGAGGCATAAATGGGTGGCAAAAACGTTAACGGTTCAACATTGGGCAACTTTATACCAAACAAGGCTGCAACAGCTAATGGAATTACAACAGACAATACAACAATCCATTTGTTATATTTTTTTTCAGCGTCAAGGTTTTCTACATTACTCATTTAATAATTTTTTTATATCCTGTTTTAGCATGGTTATTTCTTCTTTTTGTCCATCATCATCAACTTGATCTTCAACACTTGTTACTCCTGAATAAAATATTTTAGGATTACCAAAG carries:
- a CDS encoding DUF420 domain-containing protein; its protein translation is MSNVENLDAEKKYNKWIVVLSVVIPLAVAALFGIKLPNVEPLTFLPPIYASINAITAILLISAYWAIINKKPLLHERLIKVAIFFSVAFLGMYVAYHMTSDSTKYGGEGVLKYTYYIILITHILLSIIIIPFVLITYVRAITKNFERHKKIARITFPLWLYVAISGVMVYIMISPYYN